The genomic DNA GTGGACTCCCGCCCGGATCGATTTCCGCGGCACGCCGATGACCACCGAAAGGAGCGCGTACGGGACGGTCTTTCGGTTTCCGGAAATCGGATTCATTGGAACCGGGCACCTAGAGAACGAGCCCGAGGAATTGCAATCGCTGACGTTTTATGTCGACGGGAAAGAAGTCGCCACGCCGACGGCGGAGCTGTCGGGCGAAACGTTCCGATTTGTCAGGGAGTCCAAGATTCGCGGTTTTCGGCTGACCAACGTCTTCGAAATCAAAGAGGATCGATTGTACGAAACCACGATGGTGGCGGCTGATGTCGAGACGCCATTGGATTTGGTCTACCACTTCATGCACGCCTGGACGCCCACGGTTTCGGCGCTCGTGGCGGGAAGCGATGCCAAGCCGGAGGCCGATCTGATTCAGCCGCTGTTGAACGATGACGAGGTCGACCACAAGTTCTACATCAATGCAGCTGTCGATTGGATGTCGGTCTACGAACCGGGCAGCCAACAATTTGCTGTCTCCCGTTTGTTGGAAACGCCCGCGACGGCCGGCAGCACGTCGAAGGTCTGGAACGTCGTCGGAACGTATCGCAAGTATTATCTGACAGCATTTCAGAACCAAACCGTCCCCAAGGGGTTTAAGGGAACCTGGCGGATGGTGACGGGATTTGGCGAGGGGGACCGCGAGCAGTGGCCGGAGGCAGCTCGCAAGCTGGCGAGCGAACTGAGCAAATAACACCACCGCAACCGCCTGCCGACGCGTGGCCGCGGATACCTGAAATGGGAAGACCGATGTCGCCTTGATCGATCGCAAGCGACAAATATGTATTAAAATGAAGCTGCCCAACTTGTCGCTTCGTTTCCATTGGCTCCCTTTTTTATGTCCGACATCACCCAGATCCTGCATCAGATCGACAACGGCGATCTGGCGGCGGCCAACGATTTGCTCCCCTTGGTCTACGCGGAACTGCATCGGCTGGCAAAGCGGAAGATGCAGCATGAGATTGCAGGTCACACGCTGCAGCCGACGGCGCTGGTGCACGAAGCCTACATGCGGTTGGTAGCTAGCAACGTGGGGCAGGAGTGGGATGGACGAAGGCACTTCTTTGCCGCGGCGGCTGAATCGATGCGGCGGATCTTGATCGAGAGCGCTCGGAATCGCAAGAGTCTCAAGCGGGGCGGCGATTGGGCGCGGTGCCAGTTAGCCGAGGAGGATGCTGTCGCGGTCCCCGACAATGCCGAGGAGCTGCTGGACCTCGACGCCGCGCTCACCAAGCTGGGCGAGACCGAACCGGAGATGGCTAAACTGGTCGAGCTACGTTATTTCGCCGGTCTCAGCGTGGAAGAGTCGGCCAAGGCGCTCGGCATCTCGCCACGAACGGTCAAACGCAACTGGGCCTTTGCCCGAGCCTGGTTGGGACGCGAACTGCGGGCCGAAGCGGACAGCTAAAATTTTTTGGCCCCCGACGCGTCTAG from Rosistilla oblonga includes the following:
- a CDS encoding ECF-type sigma factor is translated as MSDITQILHQIDNGDLAAANDLLPLVYAELHRLAKRKMQHEIAGHTLQPTALVHEAYMRLVASNVGQEWDGRRHFFAAAAESMRRILIESARNRKSLKRGGDWARCQLAEEDAVAVPDNAEELLDLDAALTKLGETEPEMAKLVELRYFAGLSVEESAKALGISPRTVKRNWAFARAWLGRELRAEADS